Proteins from one Paenibacillus amylolyticus genomic window:
- a CDS encoding sugar ABC transporter permease, which yields MKRTKNLYSYYMIFPALIIYSIFFVVPALAAFYYSFTDWRLDRLELKFIGWDNFQKIFSDKTLILALKNTAIFAIVTVVGKNVIGLLLAVGLNMRLRTKNLLRAIFYSPSILSILVISILFTPMLRTEGTINHLLESVGLHSLSQAWLTNPSIVIWTIAIVSIWQSAGFQMAIYLAGLQSISQEYYEAAKIDGASSWRSFFKITLPLLLPAININLMLTLIGGLKVFSEVYVMTGGGPGNASQVVGTIILRSFGEGNWGLGTAVNTLLFVVVTIIAIPLLIFMRRKEVTE from the coding sequence ATGAAAAGGACCAAAAATCTGTACTCGTATTACATGATATTTCCCGCATTAATCATCTACTCCATCTTTTTCGTTGTGCCTGCTCTCGCCGCTTTCTATTACTCATTCACGGATTGGCGGTTGGATCGGCTGGAGCTGAAGTTCATCGGGTGGGATAATTTCCAGAAAATTTTCTCAGACAAAACGCTGATTCTGGCGCTGAAAAACACGGCGATATTTGCGATTGTCACCGTTGTCGGCAAGAATGTCATCGGCCTATTGCTGGCCGTAGGACTTAACATGCGATTAAGAACGAAGAACCTGCTGCGTGCGATCTTCTACTCTCCTTCCATACTCAGCATCCTTGTGATCAGCATTCTGTTCACTCCCATGCTGCGTACCGAGGGTACAATCAACCATTTGTTGGAATCGGTAGGATTGCATTCGTTAAGCCAGGCTTGGCTGACCAACCCATCGATTGTAATCTGGACGATTGCCATCGTCTCCATCTGGCAGAGCGCCGGGTTCCAGATGGCCATATATCTGGCTGGCTTGCAGTCGATTTCCCAGGAGTATTACGAAGCTGCCAAGATTGATGGTGCAAGTTCGTGGAGAAGTTTTTTCAAAATTACACTGCCACTCTTGCTTCCCGCCATTAACATTAACCTGATGCTGACCTTGATTGGTGGACTCAAAGTATTCTCCGAAGTATATGTCATGACCGGGGGTGGCCCGGGTAACGCCTCCCAGGTCGTGGGTACGATCATTCTGCGATCTTTCGGCGAAGGCAACTGGGGACTTGGTACAGCGGTCAACACCCTTCTGTTCGTGGTCGTTACCATTATCGCTATACCGCTATTGATCTTCATGCGGCGTAAGGAGGTTACGGAATAA
- a CDS encoding carbohydrate ABC transporter permease, whose amino-acid sequence MGYTRKLAIRNYIVEGFLILASLIVLLPLVILIFGSFKTSAEVLSFSLSLPETWQFSNYVRVFQEGGLSRAFFNSILITGVSSIINIVASSAAAFILARRETKLSGTIYMYFFMGLIAPMSIITTIRIVQALGFYGSITSVILIYAALNTAFSVFLYSGFIKTIPRALDEVAFLEGASVFGVFFRIVTPLILPVNATVAIMVFMSVWNDITIPVYFLTDSSTWTMPLSIYNFYGKYSRDWNLIFANLVLTSLPVFILYLFGQKYIVSGLTAGAVKG is encoded by the coding sequence ATGGGCTATACACGCAAACTCGCCATCCGCAACTATATCGTGGAAGGCTTCCTGATTCTGGCCTCTCTTATCGTTCTGTTGCCGCTTGTCATTCTGATCTTTGGTTCATTCAAAACCAGCGCCGAGGTGCTCAGCTTTTCCCTGAGTCTCCCGGAAACATGGCAGTTCTCGAACTATGTTCGTGTCTTCCAGGAAGGCGGTCTATCACGTGCATTCTTCAACAGTATTTTGATTACCGGCGTATCTTCCATCATTAATATCGTTGCTTCTTCGGCAGCGGCATTCATTCTGGCACGTCGGGAAACCAAACTATCCGGCACCATCTATATGTATTTCTTCATGGGACTGATTGCGCCCATGTCCATTATCACGACTATACGGATTGTACAGGCATTGGGGTTCTACGGCAGCATCACAAGTGTTATCCTGATCTATGCCGCGCTAAATACGGCCTTCAGTGTATTCTTGTACAGTGGATTCATCAAAACCATTCCACGAGCACTGGACGAAGTCGCTTTTCTGGAGGGAGCAAGTGTGTTCGGTGTGTTCTTCCGTATCGTCACACCGCTCATCCTGCCCGTTAACGCAACGGTAGCGATCATGGTGTTCATGTCCGTCTGGAATGACATCACCATTCCGGTGTACTTCCTGACAGACAGCTCCACTTGGACGATGCCACTATCGATCTACAATTTCTACGGCAAATACAGTCGGGACTGGAACCTGATCTTCGCCAATCTCGTGCTTACTTCGTTGCCTGTGTTCATCCTGTATCTGTTTGGGCAAAAATATATTGTCAGCGGCCTTACTGCCGGTGCAGTTAAAGGCTAA
- a CDS encoding SDR family oxidoreductase codes for MDISKQVAIVSGANRGLGKKLALELLARGAKVYAGARNPESMDLPGAIPLQLDITDSQSVLAAAEVASDVTLLVNNAGSSTGASLLKGELKDIHLEFNTHVFGTLSMIRAFAPVMEKNGGGSILNILSALSWLSLGNSGAYSAAKSAQWGITNALRLELAPKNVRVAGLHVAFMDTDMTAGIDAPKTSPTDIAKIAIDSIEADFYEIVADDTSRNVQQGLAGGVAALYPQLLQ; via the coding sequence ATGGACATTTCCAAACAAGTTGCTATTGTAAGCGGGGCTAATCGAGGGTTGGGTAAGAAACTTGCTCTTGAGTTGCTGGCGAGGGGGGCCAAAGTATATGCTGGCGCGCGAAACCCTGAATCCATGGATCTGCCTGGTGCTATTCCACTGCAACTCGATATTACTGATTCTCAATCTGTCTTGGCTGCAGCTGAGGTAGCGAGTGATGTAACGCTACTAGTCAATAATGCCGGTTCTTCTACAGGTGCTTCGCTGCTCAAGGGTGAACTGAAGGATATTCACCTGGAATTCAATACACATGTGTTCGGTACGCTGTCCATGATTCGTGCATTTGCACCGGTAATGGAGAAGAACGGAGGCGGTTCGATACTGAATATTCTGTCCGCACTTTCCTGGCTCAGCCTGGGTAACTCAGGTGCATACTCTGCTGCAAAATCTGCTCAGTGGGGAATAACGAATGCTCTACGTCTGGAATTGGCTCCCAAGAATGTTCGCGTTGCCGGATTGCACGTTGCATTCATGGATACGGATATGACAGCGGGGATTGATGCACCGAAAACAAGCCCAACGGATATTGCCAAAATTGCAATAGATTCAATCGAAGCGGATTTCTACGAGATCGTTGCTGATGATACCAGTCGAAATGTACAACAGGGTCTCGCTGGTGGCGTTGCTGCCCTTTATCCGCAATTGCTTCAATAA
- the helD gene encoding RNA polymerase recycling motor HelD: MDKIVEWKLEEERLVQARNKLQARLEELEPKVAGLHEQAAEIRKRFWEEVTINTSSYTDFEDAFYTINQQSRVLAERERGHKLLTQQWKNTKRLLPTPYFGRFDYKEKGMTFTEQIYIGVSSFMDEEGLNFLIYDWRTPIASLYYDYSPGPAGYDTPSGRIEGKMELKRQFQIQHGQLLSMFDSTETIGDELLQQVLAKGADSQMKSIVATIQKEQNAIIRDDRSRMLIVQGAAGSGKTSAALQRVAYLLYKHRQTVKADQIVLFSPNPMFTSYTSTVLPELGEENMQQTTFQEYLNYWLDSSLRPEDAFDQIEYVLTTQEDPGYEARLEAIKYKASENFLQVLQNYGMWLGREGMRFNGIQFRGREFISSDRIKTHFYSLDPNLTLSNRILLVQEWLLRELVTLERQEREADWVQEELNYLDTDEYVEAFGRLHKEKPVFDVAEKYAARDNGNHSAEQDEGAFNFAVREEELLRQKLVKDMFKPLRKSVRRFQFVDVKGIYEQLFVNETAYREQTDGAIPPLHWSEICKQTKEMISQNKLFHEDATPYLYVKELIEGVWTNTEIRYVFVDEGQDYSAFQYEYLKKLFPRARMTVLGDFGQAIFMQATELAASNSPLVHLYGEADTTLIRLVRSYRSTKEIVEFTRHMLPGGEEIRPFERGDQKPLLTRLKDDKLRAVQILVDIDSLKAEGFNSIAVITKTAAESREVHERLLSQGGEGLQLITKDTQIFEKGIMVIPVYLAKGVEFDAVLIYDASPEAYSQEYDRKLLYTACTRAMHRLQLYTTREWSPFVHALPANLYEIRSH; the protein is encoded by the coding sequence ATGGATAAAATCGTTGAATGGAAGTTGGAAGAGGAAAGACTGGTGCAGGCGAGGAACAAACTTCAGGCAAGACTCGAAGAGTTAGAACCGAAGGTTGCCGGACTGCATGAACAAGCTGCCGAAATTCGTAAACGCTTCTGGGAAGAAGTGACGATTAACACGAGTTCGTACACGGATTTTGAAGATGCATTTTACACCATTAATCAACAATCCAGAGTGTTGGCAGAGCGGGAGCGCGGGCACAAGTTGTTAACACAACAATGGAAAAATACGAAGAGACTGCTTCCAACGCCGTATTTTGGTCGCTTCGACTATAAGGAAAAAGGCATGACATTTACTGAACAGATCTACATTGGCGTATCATCTTTCATGGATGAGGAGGGTTTGAACTTTCTAATCTATGACTGGAGAACGCCGATTGCGAGTCTGTACTATGATTACTCTCCCGGGCCGGCAGGTTATGACACACCTTCAGGACGAATTGAGGGAAAGATGGAGCTCAAGCGTCAATTCCAGATCCAACATGGACAGTTGCTTAGCATGTTTGATTCAACGGAGACGATTGGTGACGAGCTGTTGCAGCAAGTACTCGCCAAGGGTGCAGATTCACAGATGAAGAGCATCGTTGCAACCATTCAGAAGGAACAAAATGCCATTATTCGTGATGATCGAAGCCGAATGCTTATCGTTCAGGGAGCAGCAGGCAGTGGCAAGACGTCCGCCGCGTTACAGCGAGTGGCCTACTTACTATACAAACACCGCCAGACTGTCAAAGCAGATCAGATTGTACTTTTCTCGCCGAATCCGATGTTTACCAGTTATACGTCCACCGTACTCCCGGAACTTGGGGAAGAGAATATGCAGCAGACGACGTTTCAGGAGTATCTCAATTATTGGCTGGATTCCTCCTTGCGACCGGAGGATGCCTTTGATCAGATTGAATATGTACTGACAACCCAGGAAGATCCGGGATATGAAGCTCGCCTGGAGGCGATCAAGTACAAGGCTTCCGAGAACTTTCTGCAAGTACTCCAGAACTACGGCATGTGGCTGGGACGCGAGGGCATGCGGTTCAACGGGATTCAATTTCGGGGACGTGAATTCATCTCTTCGGACCGAATCAAGACCCATTTCTACAGTTTGGATCCAAATCTGACATTGTCCAATCGTATTCTTCTTGTGCAGGAATGGTTGCTGAGAGAACTCGTTACGCTGGAACGTCAGGAACGGGAAGCAGACTGGGTTCAGGAGGAGTTGAATTATCTGGACACAGATGAGTATGTGGAAGCTTTCGGCAGACTGCACAAAGAAAAACCTGTGTTTGATGTGGCAGAAAAATATGCAGCACGAGATAACGGTAATCACAGCGCTGAGCAAGATGAGGGTGCCTTTAACTTTGCAGTGCGGGAGGAAGAATTGCTTCGTCAGAAACTGGTGAAAGACATGTTCAAACCTTTAAGAAAGAGTGTGCGTAGATTCCAGTTCGTCGATGTGAAAGGGATATATGAACAACTTTTCGTAAATGAAACAGCATATCGAGAGCAAACGGATGGGGCAATCCCCCCGCTGCACTGGTCTGAGATCTGCAAACAGACCAAGGAAATGATTTCGCAGAACAAGCTGTTCCATGAGGATGCTACTCCTTATTTATATGTAAAAGAACTGATTGAAGGCGTCTGGACGAATACGGAGATTCGTTATGTCTTCGTGGATGAAGGCCAGGATTATTCGGCATTTCAATATGAATATCTCAAGAAATTGTTTCCTCGCGCTCGCATGACCGTGCTAGGTGATTTCGGTCAAGCGATCTTTATGCAGGCTACGGAGTTAGCAGCATCCAACTCGCCGTTAGTCCACCTGTATGGAGAAGCCGACACCACATTGATCCGCCTGGTGCGCAGTTATCGTTCAACCAAAGAGATTGTTGAATTCACGAGACACATGTTGCCAGGGGGAGAAGAAATCAGACCTTTTGAAAGGGGAGATCAGAAGCCTCTTTTAACAAGGTTGAAGGACGATAAGCTGCGTGCGGTACAGATTCTGGTAGACATCGACTCGCTCAAAGCAGAAGGGTTCAATTCCATCGCTGTAATTACGAAGACCGCGGCTGAAAGCCGGGAAGTCCATGAAAGGTTATTAAGTCAAGGGGGCGAAGGCTTACAACTTATAACGAAGGATACGCAGATTTTTGAAAAAGGAATTATGGTTATTCCTGTGTACCTCGCGAAAGGCGTCGAGTTCGATGCTGTCCTGATCTATGATGCCTCACCGGAAGCGTACAGCCAGGAATATGACCGCAAGCTTCTGTATACGGCCTGCACACGGGCCATGCATCGACTTCAACTCTACACAACGCGTGAATGGTCACCGTTTGTGCACGCATTACCTGCGAATTTGTATGAGATCAGATCCCATTGA
- a CDS encoding helix-turn-helix domain-containing protein: protein MNIEPVEDRCPVEFAVNMIGGKWKLLIINRLIRHSTIRFNELQKMLDPITHRTLTRQLRELEEAGLINRVTHPVVPPKVEYSLTEKGQSLTSILFQLGDWGSKHM, encoded by the coding sequence ATGAATATAGAACCTGTGGAGGACCGTTGCCCCGTTGAGTTTGCAGTCAATATGATTGGTGGGAAATGGAAGTTGCTAATTATAAATCGTCTCATTCGCCATTCAACAATTCGATTCAATGAATTACAGAAAATGCTGGACCCCATTACCCATCGCACGTTAACCAGGCAATTACGAGAACTTGAAGAAGCCGGTTTGATAAATCGTGTTACCCATCCTGTAGTTCCGCCTAAAGTAGAATATTCCCTTACAGAAAAAGGACAAAGCCTGACTTCGATCCTGTTTCAGCTAGGTGATTGGGGATCGAAACATATGTAA
- a CDS encoding NmrA family NAD(P)-binding protein, with amino-acid sequence MLQNDRFLVYGASGSQGGAVAQLLVQNGSEVRTITRNEATAKTLKEQNIEALIGDLSDVEQLHTAHVGVSKVFLNLPVEFNPDKIRQYTKNAIDAAIQANVKLLVVNTGTYVPDPITNSRGIELKREVIHELQQSGLPYIIVEPIVYLENFLIPGILNNGVLAYPVPADKPISWISLNDAAQFHYYALTHSELAGNIIPAPGLEALTGEQLAEQFSAALGEDIRFMSLPFDHFEAAIQPMLGSETAAGLKGLYQWIDGHTDLLPRYEELNDNIKANLKLTKISEWIHQTMINQ; translated from the coding sequence ATGTTACAGAATGATCGATTTTTAGTATATGGAGCATCGGGCTCTCAAGGCGGCGCTGTCGCTCAATTACTCGTTCAAAACGGCAGTGAGGTTCGAACGATTACTCGAAATGAGGCAACAGCCAAAACTCTAAAGGAACAAAACATTGAAGCTCTCATCGGGGATCTATCAGATGTGGAACAGCTCCATACGGCGCATGTAGGTGTAAGTAAAGTATTCCTGAACCTGCCGGTGGAGTTCAATCCGGATAAAATCAGACAATATACCAAAAATGCAATTGATGCGGCTATACAGGCAAACGTTAAATTGCTTGTGGTTAACACGGGTACCTATGTTCCAGACCCTATCACTAATTCCAGAGGAATCGAATTGAAACGTGAAGTTATCCATGAATTACAGCAAAGTGGTCTCCCTTATATCATTGTGGAACCCATTGTATACCTGGAGAACTTCCTGATTCCCGGAATACTGAACAATGGCGTTTTGGCCTACCCTGTACCAGCGGACAAGCCGATCTCCTGGATTAGCTTAAACGATGCAGCTCAATTCCACTATTATGCCTTGACTCATTCGGAATTGGCAGGAAACATTATTCCGGCACCTGGATTAGAAGCCCTGACAGGTGAACAATTAGCCGAACAATTTAGTGCTGCACTGGGCGAAGATATCCGCTTTATGTCTCTACCTTTTGATCATTTTGAAGCAGCAATTCAGCCTATGTTGGGAAGTGAGACAGCAGCTGGTCTTAAAGGATTGTACCAATGGATCGATGGGCATACGGACCTTCTTCCACGGTACGAAGAGTTGAATGATAACATCAAAGCCAATCTTAAATTAACCAAAATCAGTGAATGGATTCATCAAACAATGATTAATCAATAG
- a CDS encoding aldo/keto reductase, with protein MEYTKLGNTGLDVSRFCLGCMGFGDASKWVHQWVLNEEDSRPVIKKALDLGINFFDTANIYSLGTSEEYLGRALKDYANRDEVVIATKVHGQMHKGPNGSGLSRKAILSEIDKSLKRLETDYVDLYIIHRWDYNTPIEETMEALHDVVKSGKARYIGASAMFAWQFQKALHVAEKQGWTRFISMQNHLNLIYREEEREMLPLCKEEKIGVTPYSPLASGRLTRDWSVSTLRSETDEIQKSKYNATSDADRLVVERVASIAEKYGVPRTHIALAWLLQKDTVAAPIIGATQLSHLEDAVGALSVKLAPEDVTFLEEPYVPHPVVGAQ; from the coding sequence ATGGAATATACGAAACTGGGTAACACAGGTTTGGACGTATCTCGATTTTGCCTGGGATGTATGGGATTCGGAGACGCCAGTAAATGGGTTCATCAATGGGTACTGAATGAAGAAGACTCTCGCCCCGTGATCAAAAAAGCGCTGGATCTGGGCATCAATTTCTTCGATACAGCCAATATATACTCTCTGGGTACGAGCGAGGAGTACCTCGGTCGGGCGTTGAAGGATTACGCTAATCGGGATGAAGTAGTTATTGCAACCAAAGTACACGGACAAATGCATAAAGGACCCAACGGTTCTGGCCTTTCCAGAAAAGCCATCCTGAGTGAGATCGATAAAAGCCTGAAACGATTGGAAACGGATTATGTCGATCTGTATATCATTCATCGTTGGGATTACAACACACCTATTGAAGAAACCATGGAAGCCTTACATGATGTGGTGAAGTCCGGTAAAGCAAGATATATTGGCGCTTCAGCCATGTTCGCTTGGCAGTTCCAAAAAGCATTACATGTAGCAGAGAAACAGGGTTGGACCAGGTTTATCTCCATGCAGAACCATTTGAACCTCATCTACCGTGAAGAGGAACGTGAAATGTTGCCTTTGTGCAAGGAAGAAAAGATTGGTGTGACTCCCTACAGTCCTCTTGCTTCAGGCCGGCTAACCCGCGACTGGTCCGTATCGACACTTCGATCCGAGACAGACGAAATTCAGAAGTCCAAGTACAATGCGACCAGTGATGCAGATCGACTTGTTGTTGAACGAGTTGCATCCATTGCAGAAAAATACGGTGTCCCTCGCACGCACATTGCACTTGCGTGGTTGCTGCAAAAAGACACTGTAGCCGCACCGATTATCGGTGCTACCCAACTGTCGCATCTGGAAGATGCAGTAGGTGCTCTCTCCGTTAAGTTGGCCCCAGAAGATGTCACATTCCTTGAAGAGCCATATGTACCTCACCCTGTAGTAGGTGCTCAATAG
- a CDS encoding iron chaperone: METFAEFIARIDHPEHQARTEEVLNWITEKFPNLKQKIAWNQPMFTDHDTFIIGFSVSKQHLAVAPEKAGINRFSEEITQAGYDHTKELVRMKWKQEIDYSLLERMIEFNIKDKAECSTFWRK, translated from the coding sequence ATGGAGACCTTTGCTGAATTTATAGCACGCATTGATCACCCGGAACACCAGGCACGGACGGAAGAAGTATTGAACTGGATTACTGAAAAATTCCCGAATTTAAAACAAAAAATAGCATGGAACCAGCCGATGTTTACCGACCACGATACTTTTATTATTGGGTTTAGTGTATCCAAGCAACATTTGGCTGTTGCTCCCGAGAAAGCAGGAATTAATCGTTTTTCGGAAGAGATCACTCAGGCGGGGTACGATCACACCAAAGAATTGGTGCGAATGAAGTGGAAACAAGAGATTGATTATTCGTTACTTGAGAGAATGATAGAGTTTAATATAAAAGATAAGGCAGAATGTTCGACATTTTGGCGCAAATAA
- a CDS encoding HIT family protein gives MTALYSHQPDGYECPFCCIWGIERPDQGTKQRDIIYQNEMVTAFIAGKWWPNNKGHVLIVPNQHFENIFELPEDYAVEIHRTAQLTALAMKSTYRCDGISTRQHNEPAGNQDVWHYHLHVYPRYVNDQLYLTNGSPSDPDERAHYADQLRSWIKENM, from the coding sequence ATGACAGCACTATATTCACATCAGCCCGACGGATATGAATGTCCATTTTGTTGCATTTGGGGTATCGAGCGACCGGATCAGGGAACCAAACAAAGAGATATTATCTATCAGAATGAAATGGTAACGGCATTTATAGCAGGCAAATGGTGGCCAAACAACAAAGGACATGTTCTTATTGTTCCGAATCAACATTTTGAGAACATCTTTGAACTCCCTGAGGACTACGCTGTTGAAATTCATCGCACGGCTCAGCTTACAGCACTGGCAATGAAAAGTACATATAGATGTGATGGAATCTCTACACGACAACATAATGAGCCTGCTGGTAATCAAGATGTATGGCATTATCATCTGCATGTTTACCCCAGATATGTGAATGATCAACTTTATCTGACCAATGGTTCTCCATCTGATCCAGATGAACGAGCACACTATGCTGATCAGCTGCGTTCTTGGATTAAGGAAAACATGTAA
- a CDS encoding NAD(P)-dependent alcohol dehydrogenase: MIIAKARAVDGPDQPFRSAEIKRRDLDTNDVLIEIKYAGICHSDIHTAHGEWGPVNYPLVPGHEIAGIVTDVGSGVSKYKVGDRVGVGCMVDSCGDCVNCRKGEEQYCLKGNIQTYAGVDKYGEPTQGGYSTHIVVVEDFVIRIPDNIALDAAAPLLCAGITTYSPLHHWGAGPGKKVAVVGMGGLGHMAVKIAHAMGAEVTVLSQSLSKKEDGLRFGADHYYATSAPETFEKLAGTFDLIINTVSANIDINAYFSLLTLDGTLVNVGAPAEPLAVNVFSLIGHRRSFAGSLIGGIRETQEMLDFCAEHDITPSIEVISANQIDEAYKRVLASDVKYRFVIDVSTI, translated from the coding sequence TTGATTATAGCTAAAGCCAGAGCCGTTGACGGACCAGACCAACCATTCAGAAGTGCTGAAATTAAACGACGTGATCTGGATACCAACGATGTATTAATTGAGATTAAATATGCAGGTATCTGCCATTCTGACATCCATACTGCCCATGGCGAATGGGGCCCTGTGAACTATCCACTTGTTCCTGGACACGAGATTGCCGGGATTGTAACCGATGTAGGCAGCGGAGTCTCCAAATATAAGGTTGGTGATCGCGTAGGGGTCGGATGTATGGTGGACTCTTGTGGTGATTGTGTCAACTGTCGTAAAGGTGAAGAGCAATATTGTCTCAAAGGAAATATTCAAACTTACGCTGGAGTAGACAAATACGGTGAGCCTACGCAAGGTGGATATTCAACTCATATTGTTGTTGTAGAGGATTTCGTCATTCGCATCCCTGATAACATTGCACTTGATGCTGCTGCACCTTTGCTGTGTGCCGGTATTACGACATATTCACCACTTCATCACTGGGGAGCTGGCCCAGGTAAGAAGGTTGCCGTTGTAGGTATGGGTGGCCTCGGTCATATGGCTGTGAAAATTGCACATGCGATGGGTGCGGAAGTAACCGTTCTCTCCCAATCCTTGAGCAAAAAAGAAGACGGACTGCGATTTGGTGCAGATCACTATTATGCCACTAGCGCACCGGAAACGTTCGAGAAGCTTGCAGGCACCTTTGATCTAATAATTAATACGGTGAGTGCCAATATAGATATTAATGCATATTTCTCCCTGCTTACGCTGGATGGTACACTCGTGAACGTGGGTGCTCCTGCGGAACCCTTAGCTGTCAACGTATTTTCTCTGATCGGTCACCGTCGTTCATTCGCAGGTTCCCTGATTGGTGGCATTCGTGAGACGCAGGAAATGCTCGATTTCTGTGCAGAACATGATATTACGCCTAGCATTGAGGTCATCTCCGCTAATCAGATTGATGAAGCTTACAAACGTGTACTGGCTTCCGACGTGAAATATCGCTTCGTTATTGATGTCAGCACCATATAA
- a CDS encoding MerR family transcriptional regulator, translating into MTYSIGEVAKKLDLTVYTLRYYDKEGLMPYVERNTSGTRLFKDSDIDFLKIIQCLKLTGMPIKDIKDFIEWCSEGDSTLKQRYDMFTERKAIVEAQMEELRKTMEVIEHKRSYYETALEAGTEEIHKIKPVENAITN; encoded by the coding sequence ATGACCTATTCAATCGGTGAAGTTGCCAAAAAATTAGACCTAACGGTATATACATTGCGATACTACGATAAGGAAGGACTCATGCCTTATGTAGAACGTAACACAAGCGGAACACGGTTGTTCAAAGACTCCGACATCGACTTTCTAAAAATTATTCAATGTCTGAAGCTGACCGGGATGCCTATTAAAGACATTAAGGACTTTATTGAATGGTGCTCTGAAGGCGACTCCACGCTCAAGCAAAGATATGACATGTTCACGGAGCGAAAAGCGATTGTGGAAGCACAAATGGAGGAACTAAGAAAGACCATGGAAGTTATTGAACACAAACGTTCTTACTACGAAACTGCTTTGGAGGCGGGAACCGAAGAGATTCATAAAATCAAACCGGTGGAAAATGCCATCACCAATTGA
- a CDS encoding TetR/AcrR family transcriptional regulator codes for MARSKEFEVNEVLDKAMKIFWEQGYEKTSMSDLVEHMGIHRRSIYDTFEDKHSLFLQAMDRYSGKVSAALLAEIKASKTAVEALHKIFDVMISEAEDTPSGCMIVNSAVELGTRDPDVDTRSIESFNETERMFEQIIQWGQRDGEFSADLDAKEMAEYLHNISVGIRAMARTSTDKDKLNRIINVSMKLLEK; via the coding sequence ATGGCTAGGAGTAAAGAGTTTGAAGTAAATGAAGTATTGGATAAAGCGATGAAGATTTTCTGGGAACAAGGTTATGAGAAAACATCCATGAGTGACCTGGTTGAGCATATGGGAATTCATCGCAGAAGTATATATGATACGTTTGAGGATAAACATTCGCTGTTCTTGCAGGCAATGGATCGTTACAGCGGTAAGGTTAGTGCTGCTTTACTTGCAGAGATTAAGGCATCCAAGACAGCAGTCGAAGCACTGCATAAAATTTTCGATGTGATGATCAGTGAGGCAGAGGATACACCATCGGGCTGTATGATCGTGAACTCGGCGGTGGAGTTAGGCACACGTGATCCGGATGTGGATACCCGATCTATTGAATCGTTTAACGAAACGGAGCGAATGTTCGAGCAGATTATTCAATGGGGACAGCGGGATGGTGAATTCTCCGCTGATCTTGATGCGAAGGAAATGGCGGAATACCTGCACAATATCTCTGTCGGCATCAGAGCCATGGCGAGAACTTCGACGGATAAGGACAAATTAAACCGGATCATTAATGTATCCATGAAACTTTTGGAGAAATGA